In Labilibaculum sp. DW002, one DNA window encodes the following:
- a CDS encoding glycyl-radical enzyme activating protein has protein sequence MNGIVFDIKRYAVHDGPGIRTTIFLKGCPLRCLWCHNPESFSPLVEEFYQEKRLGDKVVQDKVQIGKKYSVTDLVKEIEKDQLFFDESGGGVTFSGGEPLLQIDFLETMLRECKAMDFHTVVDTSGFAPKENFERITKNVDLFLYDLKQLNNKEHKQLTGVSNQQILDNLSYLIEQKKNLIIRFPMITGFNDSKEHIMEMIKFLTDLTYQSEIHILPYHRIGKDKYSRFEKENRMPDIPSMKEEDTLWAKELFEEAGFRVSIGG, from the coding sequence ATGAATGGTATCGTATTTGATATCAAGCGATATGCTGTACATGATGGCCCAGGAATTCGAACAACCATATTCTTGAAGGGCTGTCCTTTACGCTGTTTGTGGTGCCATAATCCAGAAAGTTTTTCTCCACTAGTTGAGGAGTTTTATCAGGAAAAGAGATTGGGCGATAAAGTAGTTCAAGATAAAGTTCAGATCGGGAAAAAATATTCTGTTACTGATTTGGTCAAAGAAATTGAAAAGGATCAATTGTTTTTTGATGAATCGGGTGGCGGTGTTACTTTTTCGGGTGGAGAGCCATTGCTACAAATTGATTTTCTGGAAACGATGCTGAGAGAGTGTAAAGCAATGGATTTTCATACTGTTGTTGATACTTCAGGTTTTGCTCCCAAAGAAAATTTCGAGCGCATTACTAAAAATGTAGATCTCTTTTTATACGATCTAAAACAGTTGAATAATAAAGAGCACAAACAATTAACTGGTGTATCCAACCAACAAATTTTAGATAATTTAAGCTACCTAATCGAGCAGAAAAAGAATTTGATTATCCGATTTCCTATGATTACGGGCTTCAATGATTCTAAGGAACATATCATGGAAATGATAAAATTCTTGACCGACTTGACTTACCAATCAGAAATCCATATTTTACCTTATCACCGAATAGGGAAAGATAAATATTCTCGTTTCGAAAAAGAGAATCGAATGCCTGATATACCTTCTATGAAAGAGGAGGATACACTTTGGGCGAAAGAGCTTTTTGAGGAGGCCGGATTTAGGG
- a CDS encoding flavodoxin, producing the protein MKKIGLFYSFNTIKTSKNAEKVKKAFGKDYDVEMVNVEEIDEDSFLSYKNMVLGVPTWFDGELPNYWDEFMPAIDDMKLKGKKVALFGLGDQVGYPENFVDAIGLLAIALEDRGAKLIGFTSPEGYTYERSAALRDGQFLGLALDIENQAALTDERIKAWVEQLKKEF; encoded by the coding sequence ATGAAAAAGATAGGTTTATTCTATAGTTTCAATACCATTAAAACTTCTAAGAATGCTGAGAAGGTAAAGAAAGCCTTCGGTAAGGATTATGATGTGGAAATGGTAAATGTTGAAGAGATTGATGAGGATTCTTTCTTGTCATACAAAAATATGGTGCTAGGTGTACCAACTTGGTTCGATGGGGAATTGCCAAACTACTGGGATGAGTTTATGCCAGCTATCGATGATATGAAACTTAAAGGCAAAAAAGTTGCTCTTTTCGGGCTAGGCGATCAGGTAGGTTATCCTGAAAATTTTGTTGATGCCATTGGCTTATTAGCTATTGCTTTGGAAGATAGAGGAGCTAAGTTAATTGGATTTACTAGCCCTGAGGGTTACACTTACGAGCGTTCTGCCGCTTTGCGCGATGGACAATTTTTGGGCTTAGCTTTGGATATTGAAAATCAGGCTGCTTTAACTGATGAGCGAATTAAGGCTTGGGTTGAGCAATTGAAGAAAGAATTTTAG